A genomic segment from Phragmites australis chromosome 6, lpPhrAust1.1, whole genome shotgun sequence encodes:
- the LOC133921469 gene encoding uncharacterized protein LOC133921469 encodes MAAAAAAAISAGAAIVLCSERAHAEGGGPTFRFPGFSSPAPPHAAPPPPPSPAPEAERRAEAPEEAPRVSNHYPRTSAPGFDPAPLERGVEAIDKLKKSPDPKKLFELMKKQEETRQQEIAAKKVELQKGLAELELEMKRTDYDERKKLAQQRAHIQSQMARYEDELARKRMHAEHEAQRVRNQELVKMQEESAIKQEQIRRATEEQIQAQRRKTEQEKADIERETNRLKAFADAKAKAHEKKLSEELDRRMLIERANAEREKWVQVINTTFEHIGGGLRTILTDQNKLVVAVGGATALAAGIYTTREGARVVWGYVDRILGQPSLIRESSRGRYPWSGAFSRGMTTMTSKLKNGSNSGKNGNGFGDVILNPSLQKRVQQLANATANTKLHQAPFRNMLFYGPPGTGKTMAARELARKSGLDYALMTGGDVAPLGSQAVTKIHQLFDWAKKSNRGLLLFIDEADAFLCERNKTYMSEAQRSALNALLFRTGDQSKDIVLALATNRPGDLDSAVADRIDEVLEFPLPGEDERFKLLKLYLDKYIVKAGDKHEKSWLRFFRRQPQKIEVKGVTDDLVREAAAKTQGFSGREIAKLMAGVQAAVYGSKDCELTPGLFREVVDYKVAEHQQRRRLAGDEPKQNA; translated from the exons atggccgctgccgccgccgccgccatctccgcGGGGGCCGCCATCGTGCTCTGCTCCGAGCGGGCCCACGCCGAGGGGGGAGGTCCCACCTTCCGCTTTCCCGGCTTCTCCTCCCCCGCACCTCCCCacgctgcgccgccgccgccgccgtcccccgCGCCGGAGGCCGAACGGCGCGCGGAGGCCCCAGAGGAGGCGCCCAGGGTCTCGAATCATTACCCTCGCACAAGCGCGCCGGGGTTCGATCCCGCACCGCTGGAGCGCGGGGTCGAGGCGATAGATAAGCTCAAGAAATCGCCGGACCCCAAAAAG TTGTTTGAGCTGATGAAGAAGCAGGAGGAGACGCGCCAGCAGGAGATTGCTGCAAAGAAGGTCGAGTTACAGAAGGGGTTGGCCGAGCTCGAGCTT GAGATGAAGAGGACAGATTATGATGAGAGGAAAAAACTTGCGCAACAGCGAGCTCATATACAGTCACAGATGGCTCGATATGAGGATGAACTAGCAAGAAAGCGAATGCATGCGGAGCATGAGGCCCAGAGGGTGAGGAACCAGGAGCTCGTGAAGATGCAGGAGGAATCTGCAATTAAGCAAGAACAGATACGACGTGCGACTGAGGAGCAAATCCAGGCACAACGAAGAAAGACAGAGCAGGAAAAGGCAGATATAGAGAGGGAGACTAACAGGTTGAAAGCCTTTGCAGATGCAAAGGCGAAAGCACATGAAAAGAAACTATCAGAAGAACTGGACAGGCGAATGTTAATAGAGCGGGCAAATGCTGAGAGGGAGAAATGGGTCCAAGTGATCAATACAACCTTTGAGCATATAGGAG GTGGTTTGCGGACAATATTAACTGATCAGAACAAGCTAGTTGTAGCAGTGGGAGGTGCAACAGCACTTGCTGCGGGGATATACACAACGAG GGAAGGTGCAAGAGTAGTCTGGGGCTATGTTGACCGTATTCTAGGTCAGCCATCACTTATAAGGGAGTCATCACGAGGGAGGTATCCATGGTCTGGTGCCTTCTCACGTGGTATGACTACTATGACTAGCAAACTGAAGAATGGAAGCAACTCAGGGAAGAATGGGAATGGGTTTggtgatgttattctaaatccTTCTCTCCAGAAGAGAGTGCAGCAGCTTGCTAATGCCACAGCCAACACAAAACTTCATCAAGCTCCTTTCAGGAACATGCTTTTCTATGGGCCTCCAGGCACAGGGAAAACGATGGCAGCAAGAGAACTAGCTCGCAAATCT GGATTAGATTATGCACTAATGACTGGTGGAGATGTTGCACCATTGGGATCACAAGcagtcaccaagattcatcaGTTGTTTGACTGGGCAAAGAAATCTAATAGGGGTTTGCTCCTCTTCATTGACGAAGCTGATGCTTTCTTGTGCGA ACGGAACAAGACCTACATGAGTGAAGCTCAAAGGAGTGCCCTGAATGCTCTCCTTTTCCGCACAGGCGACCAATCCAAGGACATTGTCCTTGCACTTGCCACCAACAGGCCCGGTGACCTTGACTCTGCTGTTGCTGACCGTATCGATGAGGTCCTTGAATTTCCCCTTCCTGGGGAAGATGAGCGATTCAAGCTTCTGAAGCTATACCTGGACAAATACATAGTCAAAGCTGGTGACAAGCATGAGAAGAGCTGGCTCAGGTTCTTCCGCCGCCAGCCTCAGAAGATAGAGGTGAAAGGCGTCACCGATGACTTGGTACGGGAGGCAGCTGCCAAGACCCAGGGTTTCTCTGGAAGAGAGATCGCCAAGCTGATGGCGGGTGTGCAGGCCGCTGTGTATGGAAGCAAGGACTGCGAGCTCACTCCAGGCCTGTTCCGTGAGGTCGTGGATTACAAAGTCGCCGAGCACCAGCAGAGGAGAAGATTAGCTGGTGATGAGCCGAAGCAGAATGCTTAG
- the LOC133921468 gene encoding uncharacterized protein LOC133921468, whose protein sequence is MVGIFSRFSAGAHRRAKSAAAEIVETLDPNMSTGESGPAAVPADNPHGIEVGVEFKPVEHPVEPLNLDQPVKCPLPEPSILHDGRVWKERMTSVSARVRTDLPVVKEGSQLEPDSSSTTRSRSTVPRHAILPSVSAPEHKILALLDECDVHESQSPAE, encoded by the exons ATGGTCGGAATCTTCTCCAGGTTCTCCGCCGGCGCCCACCGCCGCGCCAAGAGCGCCGCCGCC GAGATTGTGGAGACGTTGGACCCCAACATGAGTACTGGAGAGTCTGGTCCGGCGGCTGTTCCTGCAGATAATCCCCACGGTATTGAGGTCGGAGTTGAGTTCAAGCCGGTGGAGCATCCTGTGGAGCCTCTCAATCTCGATCAGCCAGTGAAATGTCCACTTCCTGAGCCATCTATACTGCAT GATGGGAGGGTATGGAAGGAAAGGATGACTTCAGTTAGCGCGAGGGTGAGGACAGACTTGCCAGTCGTGAAGGAAGGGTCACAGCTCGAGCCTGACAGCAGCAGTACTACAAGATCGCGGTCTACGGTACCAAGGCACGCCATATTGCCCTCTGTGAGTGCCCCTGAGCATAAAATCCTAGCACTGCTTGACGAATGTGATGTTCATGAGAGCCAGAGTCCTGCTGAATGA